In Spiroplasma chinense, a single window of DNA contains:
- a CDS encoding HPr family phosphocarrier protein: protein MTSFTAKVTDPVGLHARPASVLTKEASKFTSEIKIICGEKEGNLKSIMNVMALAVKSGAEVTIEANGDDEKEAVAAIEQAMKDNSII from the coding sequence ATGACTTCATTTACAGCAAAAGTAACTGATCCAGTTGGTTTACACGCTAGACCTGCATCAGTTCTTACAAAAGAGGCTTCAAAATTTACTTCAGAAATTAAAATTATTTGTGGAGAAAAAGAAGGAAACTTAAAGTCAATTATGAACGTAATGGCATTGGCAGTTAAGTCTGGAGCAGAAGTTACAATTGAAGCAAACGGTGATGACGAAAAAGAAGCTGTTGCAGCAATTGAACAAGCAATGAAAGACAACTCAATTATCTAA
- a CDS encoding ABC transporter ATP-binding protein, whose translation MIEIKKISRKLGNFGLKDVSFEIKKGAVVAFVGDNGAGKTTTIKALFGELKLDSGEVLIDGDNLFAHNNLQRVAFFPDSNNVPMNIKVHDYLLYICAAGGINTDDANKIIDNVYKLLELRPYKNKKIKELSSGWKKKAIMASVLVRTPEYIIFDEPTANVDVDSKLHFMSILHLLVKQGITILITSHIIEELQEIANYLVLIKKGEIVYAQDFDNKTEKIMDVYRQHMKNPIKDLSLLQKLYREKRMQ comes from the coding sequence ATGATAGAGATTAAAAAAATATCAAGGAAACTTGGTAACTTTGGACTTAAAGATGTTAGTTTCGAAATAAAAAAAGGTGCTGTTGTTGCTTTCGTTGGTGATAATGGTGCTGGAAAAACTACAACCATCAAAGCTTTATTTGGCGAATTAAAACTTGACAGTGGTGAAGTTTTAATTGATGGTGACAATTTATTTGCACACAACAATTTACAAAGAGTTGCTTTTTTTCCTGACTCAAACAATGTTCCAATGAACATAAAAGTACACGATTATTTGCTTTACATTTGCGCAGCTGGGGGAATAAACACTGACGATGCAAATAAAATAATTGACAATGTTTATAAACTGTTGGAACTAAGACCTTACAAAAACAAGAAAATTAAAGAACTTTCATCAGGATGAAAGAAAAAAGCTATTATGGCAAGTGTTTTGGTTAGAACACCAGAATACATTATTTTTGATGAACCAACAGCTAACGTAGATGTTGATTCAAAATTACATTTTATGAGTATTTTACATTTACTTGTAAAACAAGGAATAACAATACTTATAACAAGTCACATTATTGAGGAGTTACAAGAAATTGCAAACTATCTTGTCCTAATTAAAAAAGGAGAAATAGTTTACGCTCAAGATTTTGATAACAAAACAGAAAAAATAATGGACGTTTACAGACAACACATGAAAAATCCAATTAAAGACTTAAGTTTATTGCAAAAATTATATAGAGAAAAGAGAATGCAATAA
- a CDS encoding ABC transporter ATP-binding protein, translating into MIEIKKITRDLRGFFLNQVSFTIKKGSVVAFVGDNGAGKTTTIKALFGELKLDSGEILINGENILENNNLQKIAFFPDSNNVPMSMTLKEYVSYICAVNGMNKKDADTRAKDVYAMLDLEKYVNKKIGSLSAGWKKRAIMASVLVRSPEFIVFDEPTANVDVEAKLSFMNILHELSNIGVTILITSHILEELQEIANYLVLIKNGEIVFENDFNNQTESIANIYKQVMSEKTDNMELMREIYRPIEEVK; encoded by the coding sequence ATGATAGAGATTAAAAAAATAACAAGAGACTTAAGAGGTTTCTTTCTAAATCAAGTAAGTTTTACAATTAAAAAAGGTTCTGTTGTTGCTTTCGTTGGTGATAACGGTGCTGGTAAAACTACAACTATTAAGGCTTTGTTTGGAGAATTAAAATTAGATAGCGGAGAAATATTAATTAACGGAGAAAATATTTTAGAAAACAACAATTTACAAAAAATAGCATTCTTTCCAGATTCAAATAACGTGCCAATGTCTATGACATTAAAAGAATATGTGTCATACATTTGTGCGGTAAACGGAATGAATAAGAAAGATGCAGATACAAGGGCTAAAGATGTTTATGCAATGTTAGACCTTGAAAAATATGTTAACAAAAAAATTGGTAGTTTATCTGCTGGTTGAAAGAAAAGAGCTATTATGGCAAGTGTTCTTGTAAGATCACCTGAGTTTATAGTTTTTGATGAACCAACAGCCAATGTAGACGTTGAAGCAAAACTTTCATTTATGAACATCTTGCATGAACTTTCAAATATTGGAGTAACAATTTTAATAACAAGTCATATTTTAGAAGAGTTACAAGAAATTGCTAACTACTTAGTATTAATTAAAAATGGTGAAATCGTTTTTGAAAACGATTTCAATAATCAAACTGAAAGTATAGCAAATATTTACAAACAAGTGATGAGCGAAAAAACTGACAATATGGAACTTATGAGAGAAATCTACAGACCAATTGAGGAGGTTAAATAA
- the ptsP gene encoding phosphoenolpyruvate--protein phosphotransferase: MSIKINGTGASNGIAVAKVYILDEQPIVIPDNKASDIEAELANVNASIEKAKTDLENLQVIAREKLGEEKAAIFEAHASILQDPAMAEEFTALIKDNNYNGAKAISEVANKYIEMFGAMDDDYFKERAADVKDVTERLIRYVLKLPVADLATISEEVIIVAEDLTPSQTAQLNPKFAKGFACNVGGRTSHAAIMARSLEIPAVLGLKTILSSVKENDVLAIDGATGEVEINPENKDVWNKKAEEFKAEKALLEEFRNKSTVTKDGYDKFILEGNIGSPKDVAGVLENGGEGVGLFRSEFLYMDNDHFPTEEEQFAAYKQVVQDMGGKLTVIRTLDIGGDKKLSYFAFPEEMNPFLGYRAIRFTMDRKDIFKDQIRALLRASAFGPVGIMFPMIATVDEFKAAKQFTLDCKAELEKEGVAVGADLEIGMMVEIPAAAVNAENFAKHADFFSVGTNDLIQYTMAADRMSENVSYLYQPYNPSILRLLKMTIDGAHKHGKWAGMCGEMAGEPDAIPLLMGLGLDAYSMSATSILKARSIMAKLTLAETQELANKALECETTEQVLELVHNLMSTK, translated from the coding sequence ATGTCAATTAAAATTAATGGTACTGGTGCAAGTAACGGAATTGCAGTGGCAAAAGTTTATATTTTAGATGAACAACCAATCGTAATTCCAGATAACAAAGCCAGTGATATTGAAGCAGAACTTGCAAATGTAAATGCTTCAATTGAAAAAGCAAAGACTGACTTAGAAAATCTACAAGTTATTGCAAGAGAAAAATTAGGGGAAGAAAAAGCAGCTATTTTTGAAGCTCATGCTTCAATTCTTCAAGACCCAGCAATGGCAGAAGAATTTACAGCTCTAATTAAAGATAATAACTATAATGGAGCAAAAGCAATTAGTGAAGTTGCAAACAAATACATTGAAATGTTTGGTGCAATGGATGATGATTACTTCAAAGAAAGAGCAGCTGATGTAAAAGATGTTACAGAAAGACTTATTAGATACGTATTAAAATTACCTGTAGCAGATCTTGCAACAATTAGTGAAGAGGTAATTATAGTAGCAGAAGATTTAACACCTTCTCAAACAGCACAATTAAATCCAAAATTTGCAAAAGGTTTTGCATGTAATGTTGGGGGAAGAACAAGTCATGCTGCAATTATGGCAAGAAGTTTAGAAATCCCTGCAGTTTTAGGATTAAAAACAATTCTTTCATCAGTAAAAGAAAATGATGTTTTAGCAATTGATGGAGCAACTGGAGAAGTTGAAATTAATCCTGAAAATAAAGATGTTTGAAACAAAAAAGCTGAAGAATTTAAAGCTGAAAAAGCTTTATTAGAAGAATTTAGAAATAAATCAACTGTAACAAAAGACGGATATGACAAATTTATCTTAGAAGGTAATATTGGAAGTCCAAAAGATGTCGCTGGAGTTTTAGAAAATGGTGGAGAAGGAGTTGGTCTATTTAGATCAGAATTCCTTTACATGGATAATGACCACTTCCCAACAGAAGAAGAACAATTCGCAGCATACAAACAAGTAGTTCAAGACATGGGTGGAAAACTTACAGTTATTAGAACTTTAGATATTGGTGGAGACAAAAAATTATCATATTTTGCTTTCCCAGAAGAAATGAACCCATTCTTAGGATATAGAGCTATTCGTTTTACAATGGATAGAAAAGATATCTTTAAAGATCAAATTAGAGCTTTACTAAGAGCAAGTGCTTTTGGACCAGTAGGAATTATGTTCCCAATGATAGCAACTGTTGATGAATTTAAAGCTGCAAAACAATTTACTTTAGATTGTAAAGCAGAACTTGAAAAAGAAGGAGTTGCTGTTGGAGCTGATTTGGAAATCGGTATGATGGTAGAAATTCCTGCAGCAGCAGTTAATGCTGAAAACTTTGCAAAACACGCTGACTTCTTTAGTGTTGGAACAAATGACTTGATTCAATACACAATGGCAGCTGACAGAATGAGTGAAAATGTAAGTTACTTATACCAACCATACAATCCTTCAATTTTAAGATTATTAAAAATGACAATTGATGGTGCACATAAACACGGTAAATGAGCTGGAATGTGTGGAGAAATGGCTGGAGAACCAGATGCAATTCCATTATTAATGGGATTGGGGTTAGATGCTTACTCAATGTCTGCAACAAGTATTTTAAAAGCTAGAAGTATTATGGCAAAATTAACTCTTGCAGAAACTCAAGAATTAGCAAACAAAGCACTTGAGTGTGAAACAACAGAACAAGTTTTAGAATTAGTACATAATTTAATGAGTACAAAATAA
- a CDS encoding PTS sugar transporter subunit IIA, giving the protein MGLFTKNKNLEIYAPVDGEIIDLTSVKDEVFAEGMLGEGLAFEPANGEFVAPISGKLVTVFPSGHAFGIRSKCGVEILLHIGLDTVTLDGEGFDVKVKQNESVNQGDTLVVVDLEEVSKKVPAMQTPLIFTTDSMSGRKIEILKTGKVSKGDLVAKVS; this is encoded by the coding sequence ATGGGATTATTCACAAAAAATAAAAATTTAGAAATCTATGCACCAGTTGATGGTGAAATAATCGATTTGACAAGTGTTAAAGACGAAGTCTTTGCAGAAGGGATGTTAGGAGAAGGTTTAGCGTTTGAACCTGCTAATGGAGAATTTGTAGCTCCAATCAGTGGAAAACTTGTAACTGTTTTCCCTTCAGGACATGCTTTTGGAATCAGAAGTAAATGTGGAGTTGAAATTTTACTACACATTGGTTTAGATACAGTTACTCTTGATGGAGAAGGATTTGATGTTAAAGTAAAACAAAACGAATCTGTAAATCAAGGAGACACACTTGTAGTAGTTGATTTAGAAGAGGTATCTAAAAAAGTTCCTGCAATGCAAACACCTTTAATTTTTACAACAGACTCAATGAGTGGTAGAAAAATCGAAATTTTAAAAACAGGTAAAGTTTCTAAAGGGGATTTAGTAGCAAAAGTTAGCTAG
- a CDS encoding CPBP family intramembrane glutamic endopeptidase → MEKEKKWFKDFDGTPTKGWTKLDKYYHTKYDFNYTSVEWKTDGMIYLSACLIAPLFISILAKLFFGLSGSQGAQLTVQLLQIVCALIGMVVLWQRDPKGFWRSGRAWFFVYSALPLALSIVAGIILAAIPGLENGYGQDFTMMVISIANAATILALMYKLDKVIFFRIRETFKLHWKSLLVTAIIGFIILFSVSNLLFGIVFEKIIFKINEQSQNQQNLYGPLSDANASTIVKVIYAMLLFIYAVALGPLLEEFVFRNSWFTAVSNKWLAFVTSSIMFGFLHYGTTGDFEHALSYTSAGFVLGGVFLFSKGNLTHTWMVHLLNNAVSFALMFIPLSV, encoded by the coding sequence ATGGAAAAAGAAAAGAAATGGTTCAAAGATTTTGATGGAACCCCAACAAAAGGATGAACAAAATTAGATAAATACTATCATACAAAATATGATTTTAATTACACCTCTGTTGAATGAAAAACTGATGGAATGATTTATTTATCAGCCTGTTTAATAGCACCTTTATTTATATCTATTCTTGCAAAATTGTTTTTTGGTTTATCTGGTAGTCAAGGAGCTCAGTTAACAGTTCAATTGCTACAAATAGTTTGTGCTTTAATTGGTATGGTAGTTTTATGACAAAGAGATCCAAAAGGATTTTGAAGAAGTGGAAGAGCTTGATTTTTTGTATATTCAGCATTACCTTTAGCCCTTTCAATTGTGGCAGGAATTATTTTAGCAGCTATACCAGGTTTAGAAAATGGATATGGACAAGATTTTACAATGATGGTTATTTCGATTGCTAATGCAGCAACAATACTTGCATTAATGTATAAATTGGATAAAGTTATTTTCTTTAGAATAAGAGAAACATTTAAATTACACTGGAAATCATTGTTAGTTACTGCAATTATTGGTTTTATAATTTTATTTTCAGTTTCAAATTTACTATTTGGTATAGTGTTTGAAAAAATAATATTTAAAATTAATGAACAATCTCAAAATCAACAAAATCTATATGGGCCTTTGTCTGACGCAAATGCTTCAACTATAGTAAAAGTGATTTATGCAATGTTGTTATTTATTTACGCAGTTGCTTTAGGACCTCTTTTAGAAGAGTTTGTATTTAGAAATAGTTGATTTACAGCTGTATCAAACAAATGATTAGCATTTGTAACAAGTTCAATAATGTTTGGGTTCCTACATTATGGAACAACAGGAGATTTTGAACATGCACTTTCATATACAAGTGCAGGATTTGTGTTAGGGGGAGTATTTTTATTTTCAAAAGGAAACCTAACACATACTTGAATGGTGCATTTATTAAATAATGCAGTATCATTTGCACTTATGTTTATTCCATTAAGTGTATAG
- a CDS encoding pseudouridine synthase, translating to MTILKVTHNDENQTIFNYIKKNFKQTSLSVIYKWFRTNKIKINDKRIKDQKIVLKAGDEVKVYDSASAVKRVDSTVVDFSDLKVIYEDENILIADKPANLEIHSPINENLDAKVRSYLISSKQYDPELETSFVISHVHRLDKLTSGLVIYAKNKATLDVLLEAIKNKENIEKYYMAQLEDNLVPEGLIEGYIDYNPESQLADFRLEEKKRYKECSQIHKWYDKKDNILEIQLLSGRKHQIRAIMMYYNCPIVDDFRYGGQRNQNKSIALVAYKLIFRNFSNHLEYLNDREFVSTNSF from the coding sequence ATGACAATTTTAAAAGTAACTCATAATGATGAGAATCAAACTATATTTAATTATATAAAGAAAAATTTTAAACAGACTAGTTTATCTGTTATTTATAAATGATTTAGAACAAATAAAATCAAAATTAATGATAAAAGAATTAAAGATCAAAAAATAGTTTTAAAAGCAGGAGATGAAGTAAAAGTTTATGACTCTGCAAGTGCAGTAAAAAGAGTTGACTCTACAGTTGTGGATTTTTCGGATTTAAAAGTAATTTATGAGGATGAAAATATTTTAATTGCAGATAAACCTGCAAATTTAGAAATTCACTCACCGATTAATGAAAATTTAGATGCAAAAGTTAGAAGTTATTTAATATCTTCAAAACAATATGACCCAGAACTTGAAACTTCATTTGTAATAAGTCATGTTCATAGATTAGACAAACTTACAAGCGGTCTTGTAATTTATGCTAAAAATAAAGCAACACTTGATGTGTTGCTTGAAGCTATAAAAAATAAAGAAAATATTGAGAAATATTATATGGCTCAATTGGAAGACAATCTAGTACCTGAAGGTTTAATTGAAGGTTACATAGATTACAATCCAGAAAGTCAATTAGCAGACTTTAGACTTGAAGAAAAGAAAAGATACAAAGAATGTAGTCAAATTCATAAATGATATGACAAAAAAGATAACATTTTAGAAATTCAATTACTTTCAGGTAGAAAACATCAAATCAGAGCGATTATGATGTATTACAATTGTCCAATAGTTGATGATTTTAGATATGGTGGACAAAGAAATCAAAATAAATCAATTGCATTAGTAGCTTATAAATTAATATTTAGGAACTTTTCTAATCATTTAGAATATCTAAATGATAGAGAATTTGTATCAACAAATTCCTTTTAA